One window of Coriobacteriia bacterium genomic DNA carries:
- a CDS encoding amidohydrolase family protein, giving the protein MSRIIDIHTHAWPEGVADKAVASLSDSGVMSAFYDGTVPGLLADMERCGVDISVVQPVATKPGQVRSINDWSARAGSDRVVCFGAMHPEAENPAEEIARMASLGIQGFKLHPEHQEFAPDEPRMEPIYDAALAHKMTLLFHAGRDEFHDTLRGTPESFAAVLDAYPGLRIVLAHFGGYQMWGEVSDVLVGREVYFDTAYTLGHLPDDDFVEIVHAHGPERILFGSDGPWTDAAAEIAWIRSLALRGGAADSILGDNAARLLGRM; this is encoded by the coding sequence ATGAGCCGCATCATCGACATCCACACACACGCATGGCCCGAGGGCGTCGCCGATAAAGCCGTCGCCTCGCTGAGCGACTCGGGTGTGATGAGCGCCTTCTACGACGGCACCGTCCCCGGGCTCCTCGCCGACATGGAGCGGTGCGGCGTCGACATCTCGGTGGTCCAACCCGTGGCGACCAAGCCCGGCCAGGTTCGCAGCATCAACGACTGGTCGGCGCGCGCAGGCTCGGATCGTGTCGTCTGCTTCGGAGCGATGCACCCCGAAGCCGAGAACCCCGCCGAGGAGATTGCTCGCATGGCCTCGCTCGGCATCCAGGGGTTCAAGCTGCACCCCGAGCACCAGGAGTTCGCACCCGATGAGCCACGCATGGAGCCCATCTACGACGCAGCGTTGGCACACAAGATGACGTTGCTGTTCCACGCCGGCCGAGACGAGTTCCACGACACGCTGCGCGGCACACCCGAGTCCTTCGCCGCGGTGCTCGACGCCTACCCCGGGCTTCGCATCGTGCTGGCCCATTTCGGCGGCTACCAGATGTGGGGCGAGGTCAGCGACGTGCTCGTGGGGCGTGAGGTCTACTTCGATACCGCCTACACGCTGGGGCACCTGCCCGACGACGACTTCGTCGAGATCGTGCACGCGCACGGCCCCGAGCGCATCCTGTTCGGCAGCGACGGTCCCTGGACCGATGCAGCCGCAGAGATCGCTTGGATTCGGTCACTGGCATTGCGCGGCGGCGCAGCTGATTCGATACTCGGAGACAACGCGGCGCGGCTCTTGGGCCGTATGTAG
- a CDS encoding PAS domain-containing protein yields the protein MSSAVAPDDHLVALLASALDFVPNPLIVTDYADVFWVNTAAVTEYRASSRDELCQLRALELAHPDSRDAVRSRRDLVLDGRQPMSGVPLKTMRCDGVAASHIIDVIPIDVDGAAAILGVFHSVVAPTPPTVTWPLGSSETSGFVAAAFEAVPTPLLLHDQQQVIAANAACRLAFADDGEDLVGRSIHDLSDPDSLEIERARRSAMEQGEVRTLWRVPLKMRRLDGTPLHITASGALLTVDGRYAALMMVEQG from the coding sequence GTGAGTAGCGCAGTCGCGCCGGACGACCATCTCGTGGCGTTGTTGGCCTCAGCGCTGGACTTCGTGCCCAACCCGCTGATCGTCACGGACTATGCCGATGTCTTCTGGGTCAACACGGCGGCCGTCACCGAGTACCGCGCATCCTCGCGCGACGAACTGTGTCAGCTCCGCGCCCTCGAACTCGCGCACCCGGATTCGCGGGATGCGGTGCGTTCACGGCGAGACCTGGTGCTGGACGGACGTCAGCCCATGTCAGGAGTGCCCCTCAAGACCATGCGTTGCGACGGCGTTGCGGCGTCGCACATCATCGATGTCATCCCCATCGACGTCGACGGCGCAGCCGCGATTCTGGGCGTCTTTCACTCGGTCGTCGCACCGACTCCACCGACCGTGACCTGGCCTCTCGGCAGCAGCGAGACCAGCGGTTTCGTGGCGGCCGCGTTCGAAGCGGTACCGACTCCGTTGCTGCTGCACGACCAGCAGCAGGTCATCGCCGCGAATGCAGCGTGCAGGCTGGCCTTCGCCGACGACGGCGAAGACCTTGTGGGCCGCTCCATCCACGACCTGAGCGATCCGGACTCCCTCGAGATCGAACGCGCCCGCCGCTCGGCGATGGAGCAAGGTGAGGTGCGAACACTGTGGCGGGTGCCGCTGAAGATGCGGCGCCTCGATGGCACGCCGCTTCACATCACGGCCAGCGGGGCCCTGCTGACCGTTGATGGCCGCTACGCGGCACTGATGATGGTCGAGCAGGGCTAG